In Weissella tructae, the DNA window TCGTCACTTCCCAGTAACGTGAGTAACCAATAAAGTAAGTACCAGTGGCACCACCAGCAGGATCTGAAAATGGTACGTTCATGCGAATAATCTTTTGTTCTTCACCATCAACTTCAGTCTTAGAAGCCACATTATGTGCATTAGGCGCTTTGTCTTCATCCGCTAATTCCAAGTCAGAGAACTTTTCACGTCCCACGGCTTTGTCTTGCTTTTCAACAGACATCTTACGCCAGAAGTCCATGTCATGTTCCCACTTTTGTGGAAAGGCGTATGAACCATTCATAAAGAATTCGTCTTCTTCACCAACTAATGCATATGGCGCAGCGTCTTCAACTTGTGGGGCTTCCGTCCCATCAATGTATCCGATAATGGCACGTCCTTCAAAATAACGGAATCCTTTTGTTTCATCAATCACTTCTGCGAATGGTGATAAGAACTGCATGTATTGTGTTAGTAATTCATACAAGACAGCTGCGTTCCCTGCACGGACATGAAGGAAGATATCTCCTTCAGATGCTGGCATTGCTGAGTTAGGACCAGAGACCCCTTCAAATGTTGTTAATTCGCGTGGCTTAGGTGCAGTTGGGAATAAATAGTCCCATCCTTCACTACTAAACCCATACGAAACACGTAAGTTTGCTTCGGGTTGACGGATTTTCATTGAGCGATTAATTGCTTGTGTACGATCAACGAATTCTTGCATCCCTTCTTGCGTCTCTGCTTGATTTTCACGCTTCAAACGTAGTACAACGAATACAACGTTTTCACCAATGTCCTTCCAAACATCCTGTGCTAAATTCGGATTAATGTCTACCATTTTCTTGCCTCCTAATATGTCACACCATTCTCTGTGATTGGTTGTTTTTATTATACCACAAATTATAATCATTCTAAATTAGAAAAAGATTTAGTTTTGAAAACTTATACATCATTTTCAAATAATTAACATCCCCAAGAACATACATATAAAAAAGACAGCCACTTTCGTGACTGCCTTTTAATCATTTATCTTTATTTTGATGCAGTGTTTAACTTTGCTTGGCACGCTGGACATAGCCCTTGTACTTCGACATGGTAACCACTGACCTTGTAGCCTGTTTCTTCACTCGCAATACGTGTTAATTGACTCATGTCAAAATTTTCACCGTCAGTAATTAACCCACAGGAAACACACATCGCATGATAATGTGGCGTTCCAAAATAATCAAAATGCTGTTTACCATCCACATCACTATCAATGACCAAGACCAGTTGAACCTCTTGTAACATTTCTAATGTGTTATAGATCGTTGCTACACTAATCTGTTGTCCTTCTTCGGCTAAACCTTGATGAATCATTTCCGCTGTTGGGTGCGTATGTTGTGCGGCTAAATAACGCAAAATCAATTGTCGTTGATTCGTCATTTTATATCCCGCTGCACGAATATGTTCTAAGGCATGTTCAATTGAATCCATTTTCAGCCTCCTTATTTCATGGTCATCCAGATATCAAAAATAGGCTTTGCAAGATCATAATCAAGGTTTCCCGTTGCACGATTGCTAAACAACACAACACCATTTTTACCAGAATCATCTAAAACAATACTTGGTTCGAAACTTTGTAATTGTCCATGTATATGATAGCCATAGTCACGTTTATACATTCCCGCTGCATAGCCATTTGGCTTACCTTCACGGGGTTTCGTCAAATCTGAAAATTCCGTTGTAGTTAAATTAGCCCCTTGAATTTCATCGCTGATTAATCGATACGTTTCCCAAGCTGACATAAATGAGTTTCCAGTTCCCATTTCACGCTTAAAGCGTTGGGGGTTAAACTTTTTGGCCTCCCCTTCACGATTAATCGCAATAGGTCGATTATGCGCTTTTTCAAATTCATCAACGCTTAAAATTTGGTACTTCGGCTTGATATCTTGCGCCACTAATTCATCATACGATTTATTCGTTAGTTTATGCAAGACACCGGTTAAAATTTGATAGTTTGTTGCATTGTATTTCCATTTTTCAGGCTTTACGCCATACGTCAAATTCCCCAAATAATAAGCCGTATATTCTTCCTCGGACATTTCATTTGGCGCATAGCCTGCCCCTTGGTACGGCGCATCCATTCGAATTAAATCTCGTAAAGTCGTTTCGTGTGCGCCAGGTAAGTCAGGATAAAATTCAGCTAACGACGTGTCTAAACTCATCTTTTTGCGCGTTAGTTCTTTTTGCAACAAATATGCCGTCACATTTTTTGAAATAGACGTCAATGCGATTGGCGCATCCGGATCATATACCTTCCCCGGAGCCATTTCACCAAATCCCTGTTGCCAGACAGCTTTCCCATCGCGCACAAGTAAAATGGTTCCTTGATACGCTTGCTGTTCGATTAAGGTCATAATTGGCGCATACGCAGGGTCGGTTGTTTTACCAATCGTTCCCAGCGGATCACCAATCTTAGATTCTTTAACCTTAGGACTCGCTATCTTTTTTAAATTAGCGATTTGTTCACGCGTCTCTTGTACGCCTTCATCTTTTTGTTGCGCCCATACACCCACCATACCAATGGCGATAATACTTAATACACTAATCGTTGCAATCCCTTGCCATTTTTTGTCTAATTTCACTATTTCAAAATCCACTTTCATTAACTTAAATACTCTGTATTCAATTGTAAGCCATTTATTAATAGTTTGATATGGTTAATTCTAGGAAAATGGCAGGTTCATCCTGGTTAATGGTGCGTATCTCCAGGCAAAACAAGTTGCCAGTGTGCGTTAAAGAAACGACGTACGGCCATATAACTTGTCAACATTGATGCAATAGCGGTCGCTGACAACAATGTAAAGGCAACAACAATTTGATATTTAATTGCATACACTGGATCAACTCCCGCCATAATTAGTCCAGACATCATCCCTGGCAAACTGACTAATCCATACGTACGGATTGAGTCAATTGTGGGTTGCATACCAATACGGACCGCTTCGTTAGCGATTAACTTTCCGGCTTCACTAGGGCGTGATCCTAATGCCAAGCGTTCCATGATTGCCCCTTGTTGGTCTTTAAATTGTTGATTCAAACCACGGAACACCAATCCCACAGCAACCATTGAATTTCCAGCTACCATTCCTGTAAAGGGAATCACTTGATAAGGGACAAATTTAATGGCCCCACTAGCGACCAAAATGCCAACTGTAATCGTGGTTGATGACAAGATTGCGATTAGTGCGATGCTGAATGCATGTGGCAATTTGTCACTTCGTCCCTTTGCATTCCAAGCCGCATTAAAGATAATCACCAACACCATTGCCAATGTTAACCATACTTCATTCACGCTAAAAATAGTGTGTAAAACAAAGCCGACAATCGTCAATTGCACCACCGCACGAATCACGGAAATGATTGTCTCTTTTCCCAAATTCAAACGATAACGATAACTAACCAACAAAGACACTGCCACTAACCCCAGTGACAACATTAAAGATGTGTTACTAATATCAACGGTCGTATTCATAAATCTTTCCCTTTCCTTCTTGGAGACGTAATTCAAGACGTGCGTGCGCGATTTCATCTGCATCATGGGTCACGGCTAAAATACCAAATTCATATTTAGCCTGCATCTTAACAATCAATTCCCATAGTTCAGCTTTACTGTGTGCATCTAATCCAGTTGAAATTTCATCTAATAGTAGAAACTTTGGTGGGAATAATAAATTACGAATAACCGCAATACGTTGTCGTTGCCCACCAGATAATTCATGAATATCACGTTCTAAGAAATCAGGCGTTAAACCAACCATCCCCAATAACTCAATTTGACGGTCACGGTCAATTGCCTTTTCACGTACTTGATAAGGCAAGTCTAGATTTTCTTGTACCGTTTCACCAAACAGTTGTGCCATTTGTACGGCATACGATACATCTTCACGATATGATTCAATATCTTGATCCCATTGTGACACGCCATTCAATAGTATTTCACCGCTCGTCGCATCTTGTAGCCCCGCGATAATTTTTAATAGCGTACTCTTCCCACTTCCAGACTCTCCTGTGATGGTCAACCATTGTCCACCTGTCAGTTCAAAACTAACATCACTGAAGACATCTTCTTCATAACGAATACCTAACTGCTTAACTTCTAATTTGTCCATAGCTTTTCCCCTAAATAAAAAGACTTGAAGAACCTTTCTTCAAGTCTATTCTACATCTAATTTAGAATGATTACAATTTAAAAATGTGATATTAATCACGATTAGTCATTAATAAAAAGGAAATCACCTGTTCATTAAATGCCTTTGGCGCCTCTGCATGCGGTAAGTGTCCGGTATTTGGTATGATTGCAAACGATCCCTGTTTCGCTAAATTTGCACAATACTCGGCATGTTCCGGCGACCATAAGGGAGATTTTTCACCTGCAATAAATAATTGTGGCTTATCTACTGCAGCAATAACTGATTGCCACATGGCTACAACATGACTTTCCAATAAACGCTGATTATCCGATGTATTGAATGCGTATTTGTCTTTCTCATTTTTAATTTCTTTAAAAATATCATCGGGTAAGCGATTAACTGTCATTTTTGTTTGCTTGAAATGATCAAACACCTCAGGAACACTCGCCCAAGTCGTCTCAAATAAACTGTAAGGCCAAGTATCAACAGCTAAACATTGTGGTGACTCATCGATTGTCACAATTTTCGCAATCTTTTCGGTCCCAAACAATTTCATGTAACTCCACGTTACTGCTGCTCCCATCGAATGTGCAATAAATATCACATGATCCAATTCTAACGCCGCAATTAATTCTGCAATATCTACACTCAATCTAGAAATCGTCGCATTAGGGTCAACTGAAGACCGACCGTGATTTCGCAGATCAACTTGAATCACACGAAATCCAGCCTGTAAACATGTATCTACTTGTCCATAAAATTCACTATGACGTCCTGAAAACCCATGAATAAATATGATTGGCTGGGCTGATTTTGATCCAAAATCCGTAAAATAAATCGTATTTCCATCGTTTAAAAATAATTCCATTTTTCGCCACTTTCTTATTAATTGTACATATTTTTATGATTTGTTAATGTTTTCTCATGTAGAGTATATTAAGTGGCTTAAAAGATAAATTTA includes these proteins:
- a CDS encoding Dyp-type peroxidase, whose protein sequence is MVDINPNLAQDVWKDIGENVVFVVLRLKRENQAETQEGMQEFVDRTQAINRSMKIRQPEANLRVSYGFSSEGWDYLFPTAPKPRELTTFEGVSGPNSAMPASEGDIFLHVRAGNAAVLYELLTQYMQFLSPFAEVIDETKGFRYFEGRAIIGYIDGTEAPQVEDAAPYALVGEEDEFFMNGSYAFPQKWEHDMDFWRKMSVEKQDKAVGREKFSDLELADEDKAPNAHNVASKTEVDGEEQKIIRMNVPFSDPAGGATGTYFIGYSRYWEVTKGMLQQMVDMDDFLLSFSTIQSGQLFFIPSRPLLDKIAAGELND
- a CDS encoding ABC transporter permease; its protein translation is MNTTVDISNTSLMLSLGLVAVSLLVSYRYRLNLGKETIISVIRAVVQLTIVGFVLHTIFSVNEVWLTLAMVLVIIFNAAWNAKGRSDKLPHAFSIALIAILSSTTITVGILVASGAIKFVPYQVIPFTGMVAGNSMVAVGLVFRGLNQQFKDQQGAIMERLALGSRPSEAGKLIANEAVRIGMQPTIDSIRTYGLVSLPGMMSGLIMAGVDPVYAIKYQIVVAFTLLSATAIASMLTSYMAVRRFFNAHWQLVLPGDTHH
- a CDS encoding serine hydrolase domain-containing protein, which produces MKLDKKWQGIATISVLSIIAIGMVGVWAQQKDEGVQETREQIANLKKIASPKVKESKIGDPLGTIGKTTDPAYAPIMTLIEQQAYQGTILLVRDGKAVWQQGFGEMAPGKVYDPDAPIALTSISKNVTAYLLQKELTRKKMSLDTSLAEFYPDLPGAHETTLRDLIRMDAPYQGAGYAPNEMSEEEYTAYYLGNLTYGVKPEKWKYNATNYQILTGVLHKLTNKSYDELVAQDIKPKYQILSVDEFEKAHNRPIAINREGEAKKFNPQRFKREMGTGNSFMSAWETYRLISDEIQGANLTTTEFSDLTKPREGKPNGYAAGMYKRDYGYHIHGQLQSFEPSIVLDDSGKNGVVLFSNRATGNLDYDLAKPIFDIWMTMK
- a CDS encoding ABC transporter ATP-binding protein; this encodes MDKLEVKQLGIRYEEDVFSDVSFELTGGQWLTITGESGSGKSTLLKIIAGLQDATSGEILLNGVSQWDQDIESYREDVSYAVQMAQLFGETVQENLDLPYQVREKAIDRDRQIELLGMVGLTPDFLERDIHELSGGQRQRIAVIRNLLFPPKFLLLDEISTGLDAHSKAELWELIVKMQAKYEFGILAVTHDADEIAHARLELRLQEGKGKIYEYDR
- a CDS encoding alpha/beta fold hydrolase; its protein translation is MELFLNDGNTIYFTDFGSKSAQPIIFIHGFSGRHSEFYGQVDTCLQAGFRVIQVDLRNHGRSSVDPNATISRLSVDIAELIAALELDHVIFIAHSMGAAVTWSYMKLFGTEKIAKIVTIDESPQCLAVDTWPYSLFETTWASVPEVFDHFKQTKMTVNRLPDDIFKEIKNEKDKYAFNTSDNQRLLESHVVAMWQSVIAAVDKPQLFIAGEKSPLWSPEHAEYCANLAKQGSFAIIPNTGHLPHAEAPKAFNEQVISFLLMTNRD
- a CDS encoding Fur family transcriptional regulator, with the translated sequence MDSIEHALEHIRAAGYKMTNQRQLILRYLAAQHTHPTAEMIHQGLAEEGQQISVATIYNTLEMLQEVQLVLVIDSDVDGKQHFDYFGTPHYHAMCVSCGLITDGENFDMSQLTRIASEETGYKVSGYHVEVQGLCPACQAKLNTASK